A genome region from Carya illinoinensis cultivar Pawnee chromosome 2, C.illinoinensisPawnee_v1, whole genome shotgun sequence includes the following:
- the LOC122301169 gene encoding DCN1-like protein 5 isoform X1 — MCMIFENIFSETVNVAYAAQVRRRNKLQRFSCKEFGHIARNCPKKVCNYCKKDDYIIKDCRVRPQNRQSQAFQIVVQSSSSSVPPTVSFDSSVLTLAMVQQMIVCFYGLRLARIRCQRCLFPLQFSIPNVVSLACTATVNTTEVWHKKLASSKATSKELERIDNLFHSYANRSSGMIDPEGIETLCSDMEVDHTDVRILMLAWKMKAEKQGYFILEEWRRGLKALRADTINKLKKALPELEKEVKRPSTFVDFYSYAFRYCLTEEKQKSIDIESICELLDLVLGSQFHAQVNLFIQYLKTQNDYKVINMDQWMGFYRFCNEISFPELSNYDPNLAWPLILDNFVEWLKAKQS, encoded by the exons ATGTGTATGATTTTTGAGAATATCTTTTCTGAGACTGTGAATGTAGCCTATGCAGCTCAAGTGAGAAGAAGGAACAAGTTGCAACGTTTCAGTTGCAAGGAATTTGGTCATATTGCTCGCAATTGTCCTAAGAAAGTTTGTAACTACTGCAAGAAAGATGACTATATCATCAAAGACTGTCGAGTACGGCCTCAGAATCGTCAATCCCAAGCTTTTCAGATTGTTGTTcagtcctcttcttcttctgtgCCGCCTACTGTAAGCTTTGATTCATCTGTTCTCACACTAGCAATGGTCCAACAAATGATTGTCTGCTTTTACGGCCTTAGGCTTGCAAG GATTAGGTGTCAGAGATGTTTATTTCCCTTACAGTTTTCTATTCCCAATGTTGTTTCTCTTGCTTGTACGGCTACTGTCAATACTACTGAAGTCTGGCATAAGAAATTAG CCTCAAGTAAAGCAACTTCAAAAGAGTTGGAACGAATCGATAACCTATTTCATTCATATGCAAATAGGTCTTCTGGTATGATTGA CCCAGAGGGAATTGAAACTCTTTGTTCAGATATGGAAGTAGATCATACTGATGTGAGGATCTTGATGCTTGCCTG GAAAATGAAAGCGGAAAAACAGGGATATTTTATCCTG GAAGAGTGGCGAAGAGGCCTTAAAGCACTGAGGGCTGacactataaataaattaaaaaaggcaCTCCCAGAGCTGGAGAAAGAG GTTAAGAGGCCATCGACCTTTGTGGATTTCTATTCCTATGCATTTCGATATTGTTTAACAG AGGAGAAACAAAAGAGCATAGATATAGAGAGCATATGCGAATTATTGGATCTTGTTTTAGGCTCCCAATTTCACGCACAGGTCAACTTGTTTATTCAGTATTTAAAG ACTCAGAATGATTACAAGGTCATAAACATGGACCAATGGATGGGCTTCTACCGCTTTTGCAATGAG attAGCTTTCCGGAACTTAGTAATTATGATCCTAACCTTGCTTGGCCCTTGATTCTGGACAATTTTGTTGAATGGTTGAAAGCAAAGCAGAGCTAA
- the LOC122301169 gene encoding DCN1-like protein 5 isoform X3: MTISSKTVEYGLRIVNPKLFRIRCQRCLFPLQFSIPNVVSLACTATVNTTEVWHKKLASSKATSKELERIDNLFHSYANRSSGMIDPEGIETLCSDMEVDHTDVRILMLAWKMKAEKQGYFILEEWRRGLKALRADTINKLKKALPELEKEVKRPSTFVDFYSYAFRYCLTEEKQKSIDIESICELLDLVLGSQFHAQVNLFIQYLKTQNDYKVINMDQWMGFYRFCNEISFPELSNYDPNLAWPLILDNFVEWLKAKQS; the protein is encoded by the exons ATGACTATATCATCAAAGACTGTCGAGTACGGCCTCAGAATCGTCAATCCCAAGCTTTTCAG GATTAGGTGTCAGAGATGTTTATTTCCCTTACAGTTTTCTATTCCCAATGTTGTTTCTCTTGCTTGTACGGCTACTGTCAATACTACTGAAGTCTGGCATAAGAAATTAG CCTCAAGTAAAGCAACTTCAAAAGAGTTGGAACGAATCGATAACCTATTTCATTCATATGCAAATAGGTCTTCTGGTATGATTGA CCCAGAGGGAATTGAAACTCTTTGTTCAGATATGGAAGTAGATCATACTGATGTGAGGATCTTGATGCTTGCCTG GAAAATGAAAGCGGAAAAACAGGGATATTTTATCCTG GAAGAGTGGCGAAGAGGCCTTAAAGCACTGAGGGCTGacactataaataaattaaaaaaggcaCTCCCAGAGCTGGAGAAAGAG GTTAAGAGGCCATCGACCTTTGTGGATTTCTATTCCTATGCATTTCGATATTGTTTAACAG AGGAGAAACAAAAGAGCATAGATATAGAGAGCATATGCGAATTATTGGATCTTGTTTTAGGCTCCCAATTTCACGCACAGGTCAACTTGTTTATTCAGTATTTAAAG ACTCAGAATGATTACAAGGTCATAAACATGGACCAATGGATGGGCTTCTACCGCTTTTGCAATGAG attAGCTTTCCGGAACTTAGTAATTATGATCCTAACCTTGCTTGGCCCTTGATTCTGGACAATTTTGTTGAATGGTTGAAAGCAAAGCAGAGCTAA
- the LOC122301169 gene encoding uncharacterized protein LOC122301169 isoform X5, whose amino-acid sequence MCMIFENIFSETVNVAYAAQVRRRNKLQRFSCKEFGHIARNCPKKVCNYCKKDDYIIKDCRVRPQNRQSQAFQIVVQSSSSSVPPTVSFDSSVLTLAMVQQMIVCFYGLRLARIRCQRCLFPLQFSIPNVVSLACTATVNTTEVWHKKLASSKATSKELERIDNLFHSYANRSSGMIDPEGIETLCSDMEVDHTDVRILMLAW is encoded by the exons ATGTGTATGATTTTTGAGAATATCTTTTCTGAGACTGTGAATGTAGCCTATGCAGCTCAAGTGAGAAGAAGGAACAAGTTGCAACGTTTCAGTTGCAAGGAATTTGGTCATATTGCTCGCAATTGTCCTAAGAAAGTTTGTAACTACTGCAAGAAAGATGACTATATCATCAAAGACTGTCGAGTACGGCCTCAGAATCGTCAATCCCAAGCTTTTCAGATTGTTGTTcagtcctcttcttcttctgtgCCGCCTACTGTAAGCTTTGATTCATCTGTTCTCACACTAGCAATGGTCCAACAAATGATTGTCTGCTTTTACGGCCTTAGGCTTGCAAG GATTAGGTGTCAGAGATGTTTATTTCCCTTACAGTTTTCTATTCCCAATGTTGTTTCTCTTGCTTGTACGGCTACTGTCAATACTACTGAAGTCTGGCATAAGAAATTAG CCTCAAGTAAAGCAACTTCAAAAGAGTTGGAACGAATCGATAACCTATTTCATTCATATGCAAATAGGTCTTCTGGTATGATTGA CCCAGAGGGAATTGAAACTCTTTGTTCAGATATGGAAGTAGATCATACTGATGTGAGGATCTTGATGCTTGCCTGGTAA
- the LOC122301169 gene encoding DCN1-like protein 5 isoform X2, which yields MTISSKTVEYGLRIVNPKLFRLARIRCQRCLFPLQFSIPNVVSLACTATVNTTEVWHKKLASSKATSKELERIDNLFHSYANRSSGMIDPEGIETLCSDMEVDHTDVRILMLAWKMKAEKQGYFILEEWRRGLKALRADTINKLKKALPELEKEVKRPSTFVDFYSYAFRYCLTEEKQKSIDIESICELLDLVLGSQFHAQVNLFIQYLKTQNDYKVINMDQWMGFYRFCNEISFPELSNYDPNLAWPLILDNFVEWLKAKQS from the exons ATGACTATATCATCAAAGACTGTCGAGTACGGCCTCAGAATCGTCAATCCCAAGCTTTTCAG GCTTGCAAG GATTAGGTGTCAGAGATGTTTATTTCCCTTACAGTTTTCTATTCCCAATGTTGTTTCTCTTGCTTGTACGGCTACTGTCAATACTACTGAAGTCTGGCATAAGAAATTAG CCTCAAGTAAAGCAACTTCAAAAGAGTTGGAACGAATCGATAACCTATTTCATTCATATGCAAATAGGTCTTCTGGTATGATTGA CCCAGAGGGAATTGAAACTCTTTGTTCAGATATGGAAGTAGATCATACTGATGTGAGGATCTTGATGCTTGCCTG GAAAATGAAAGCGGAAAAACAGGGATATTTTATCCTG GAAGAGTGGCGAAGAGGCCTTAAAGCACTGAGGGCTGacactataaataaattaaaaaaggcaCTCCCAGAGCTGGAGAAAGAG GTTAAGAGGCCATCGACCTTTGTGGATTTCTATTCCTATGCATTTCGATATTGTTTAACAG AGGAGAAACAAAAGAGCATAGATATAGAGAGCATATGCGAATTATTGGATCTTGTTTTAGGCTCCCAATTTCACGCACAGGTCAACTTGTTTATTCAGTATTTAAAG ACTCAGAATGATTACAAGGTCATAAACATGGACCAATGGATGGGCTTCTACCGCTTTTGCAATGAG attAGCTTTCCGGAACTTAGTAATTATGATCCTAACCTTGCTTGGCCCTTGATTCTGGACAATTTTGTTGAATGGTTGAAAGCAAAGCAGAGCTAA
- the LOC122301169 gene encoding DCN1-like protein 4 isoform X4, with protein sequence MRRSASRKTGQPNSTSSANSLPTDIFRSASSKATSKELERIDNLFHSYANRSSGMIDPEGIETLCSDMEVDHTDVRILMLAWKMKAEKQGYFILEEWRRGLKALRADTINKLKKALPELEKEVKRPSTFVDFYSYAFRYCLTEEKQKSIDIESICELLDLVLGSQFHAQVNLFIQYLKTQNDYKVINMDQWMGFYRFCNEISFPELSNYDPNLAWPLILDNFVEWLKAKQS encoded by the exons ATGCGACGTTCTGCATCCAGGAAAACGGGTCAACCAAATTCGACGTCGTCGGCCAATTCTTTGCCCACCGATATCTTCCGCTCCG CCTCAAGTAAAGCAACTTCAAAAGAGTTGGAACGAATCGATAACCTATTTCATTCATATGCAAATAGGTCTTCTGGTATGATTGA CCCAGAGGGAATTGAAACTCTTTGTTCAGATATGGAAGTAGATCATACTGATGTGAGGATCTTGATGCTTGCCTG GAAAATGAAAGCGGAAAAACAGGGATATTTTATCCTG GAAGAGTGGCGAAGAGGCCTTAAAGCACTGAGGGCTGacactataaataaattaaaaaaggcaCTCCCAGAGCTGGAGAAAGAG GTTAAGAGGCCATCGACCTTTGTGGATTTCTATTCCTATGCATTTCGATATTGTTTAACAG AGGAGAAACAAAAGAGCATAGATATAGAGAGCATATGCGAATTATTGGATCTTGTTTTAGGCTCCCAATTTCACGCACAGGTCAACTTGTTTATTCAGTATTTAAAG ACTCAGAATGATTACAAGGTCATAAACATGGACCAATGGATGGGCTTCTACCGCTTTTGCAATGAG attAGCTTTCCGGAACTTAGTAATTATGATCCTAACCTTGCTTGGCCCTTGATTCTGGACAATTTTGTTGAATGGTTGAAAGCAAAGCAGAGCTAA